agccccctgctctcCGCAGAGGGGATTCCTGCACGGTGCAAAGAGCAGCTCCTGAGGGATGAGGGATGAGTTTGGGACCAGCCTGGTTAAGAGGCACCATGCCCACAGCTCTTTGCTCCAGGACGTGTCCCCAGAAGGGCCTTGGGGCATCTCTGGTGCTTTAATTGTGCTCGGAAGCATCCCCGGGGTGCCACCGGCACGGGGTGGCCGAGGGGGTGCCGCTGTCCCCGGGCAGTGCcccgtggtgctggggctggaggacggcaggggcaggcaggaggtgtAGGAGCCACCTCGACCCACAGCCATAACATCTCTCCTTGAAGAGATCTCCTAATCTCCTTGCTTTGGCTTCCCTCAGAGGCATGAAGGTCATCGAGAACAGGGCCATGAAGGACGAGGAGAAGATGGAGCTCCAGGAGATGCAGCTGAAGGAGGCCAAGCACATAGCAGAGGAGGCCGACCGCAAATACGAGGAGGTGCGTGCCCCGTCCCCTGGTGTCCCCCCGGGGCCACCCCCTGTGGCCTTACACCCCCTTTCTGGGGCTGACACCTTCTTTCTGATGCCACCAACAGGTCGCCCGCAAGCTGGTCGTCCTTGAGGGAGAGCTGGAGCGCTCGGAGGAGAGGGCAGAGGTTGCGGAGAGGTGAGCGGGGGGCTCCCAGGGGGGTCCCACACCACCCCCGTGCCGTGTCCGTGTGGGGACAGGGGTGGCCGAGCGTCCCCGTGAGGACggggaggtgtgtgtggggtgggaggggaggcagagggatcGCACCCCCCAGCACATCCATGaccctgctctctgctggccCCTTTCCCACCCCAGCCGAGTGagacagctggaggaggagctgcGGACCATGGACCAGACCCTCAAATCCCTCATTGCCTCAGAGGAAGAGGTACCGGGGCAGGGGCGCGGGGCGACGTGCGGCAGCCCCCCCTCTCTCTGTCGCTCTCCAGCCACCTCTTTTCCACTCTGCCTCGGCCGCCAGCCCTCACCTCGCCTTCCCGTACATCACCGCAGGCTGGGCACAATCCTCCGTGCCcgctctcctcctcttcctcctcaccctcctcctcctcctcctcctcctcggagGGCTGCAGGAGCGTGGTGGCAGCGCTGACACAGGCTGGCACGAGGAAGGGACCCGTGCCCGGtggctctgctcctctcccaccctTGCTGCCCGAGGTTTCTCCTCtctcatcttattttctctctttttctttcctcctgccctgcgCCCGCTCTTCCTGCTCcccgctcctctcctccccaacCACCATCCCCGGCCCTgcttccccccctctccccacgcCTTGCTTGGGATGTAGTAAATGTGGTGACCTAGAGGAGGAGCTGAAAATTGTCACCAACAACCTGAAGTCCCTGGAGGCCCAGGCCGACAAGGtaggggctgcgggggctggGCGCAgagcttggggctgggggggatgGGGTCCCttgggtgtgggggggggacaagggTGACAGATTGTGTCCCACGGGGCTCACGGACGTATCTCTGTGTCCCTGCAGTATTCCACCAAGGAGGACAAGTATGAGGAGGAAATCAAGCTCCTAGGGGAGAAGCTGAAGGAGGTAAGGCTCATTTTGGGTCCCCGCGGGtgctcccagggcagcaggaaaaataatccCTCACCTCCCAGGCTTGGAGGTTAATTAATGTGCTCGGCACCTGCAAGCAGCCCAGGCGCAGGAGatgattttggggtggttttggggtgcgGGGTGGGCTTAGGGGGCAGGTTTAGGGGTGCCCCCATCACACTCGTCCTCTCCCGCAGGCGGAGACCCGGGCAGAGTTTGCTGAGCGGTCTGTGGCGAAGCTGGAGAAAACCATCGATGATTTGGAAGGTAAAAACACCCCCACCGCCTCCCGACCCCTTTGTCATGGGGACAACGGGACAGGACGTGTCCCTGATTAGGGGGGGCTCGGCCGGGCTGAGGCCAAAGCACCCCATGGGCGAGCCGGGTCCCCGTGCAGGGAGGTGGGTAGGGGGGGAGGCTGGAGTGccgtgggttttttttggggtcTGTGGGAGGGGAATAGGGCCGCATCCACTCTGCCTGTGCCCGATGCCGTACCCGCACGCCCTGTGCCCCGCTCACccgctctctctctctctgccactcgccccctccccgctccaCCGCCCGCcacccccctgctgccccctccccactgCCTGCAGACGAAGTGTATGCGCAGAAGATGAAGTACAAAGCCATCAGCGAGGAGCTGGACAATGCGCTTAACGACATCACCTCCCTCTGAGCCCCTCCGGCCGGCACCAGCACCGCactcccccccccatccccttcaTCCTCACCTTcatcctccccctccccagctcggCCGCTTGCCTGCCCGGCCCCCCCACCGCTCCCCCTGCCCTTCCCATCCCCTCTCTGTCCTTCCCGGCCCATGGGGGTCCCCGCAGTGTCCCTCTTTTTGGGGAAAGCAAGGCGTAAGGCGCTATGGGGTGTTTGGGGAAaaggggagcagcccccagatCCCAGCAGCACGAGCACCGGGGACCCTGCGCCCCCCCAGCAAAGCCATGCCCAGGGTGGGGGGACACGTCCCGGAGAAGCAGCACCTCCGAGGAGAGGTGGGCTCCAGCCCCATGGGGATGAGGGGTGTCCGtccccaggcaggcagccccccgttccccccctttctccccctgctcccctctccctgctcccctccttcctccgcACATCGCTCTTCAGTTTGCATTtcatgactttttcttttctgttctgtcccTCCGGGTCACCGAGTTGGTCTCAATAAAGCGTTTTCTCTCCTTGGTTTCTCCCTCGTTTTCTTCATGCTGCTCTGGCTCCCCACGCTCACCCCTTCATTGCCTGCTCCCTCTCGCCGGCAGCCGGGGGTgggaggtggctgtggggaCCCCCACTGCTGAGCCCCTTTGTGCCTCAGCCTGGGGACGTCCCCCACCACCCCCGGCTCCCGGACACAGCTTTCCTCATCTTCTGCCACCTTTCAAGACGTTTCTCCATCGCTCTTTCGGCCTGAATTAGTAGGGTTAGACCCGGTCCTGTCTGCTCCCCATCCACACCCCCGGACACCACGACAGCCCTGACGTCTCCTCCATCCCCTTCTTGTGCCAACAGGGCTGACCCTACTGTTCGTCAGCAGTTCCTGGCCCTAAATGGGTCCCCAATCCTCATCCCTCACCATCCTACCCTGCCCCAAAACCCAGAATTGGTGGACCCGGGGCCGACTGCCTCCTCCCGCCGTCCCCACTGGTCCCCAGTGCCCACCAGTGGCACCACAGCGGGGTGCCCAGCGAAGGCTCTCGCAGGCAGCACTGTCTCTTTTTCACTaactctcttttctctctctctcccctttgcTGCGCTGACGTCTCCGTTTTCTCTAGAGCGCTCCCGGCAGGAGGCCGAGAAAAACCGCGTTCTCACTAACGAGCTGCGGGTCATCCTTACCGAGCTTAACAACTGAGCTaaggcagctccagccccagcacagcctcacacccagccccggctgcccccctgccccctTTTGGCCAGGCTGGTTTGGGGCTGGGAACCCCTGCCCGCTCCCCATGGGGATAACCACCCTGCTGGGGGGGACAGGGAGCCTTTGGGGAGCcaatgttggtttttttttttttttttttttttttttggagagagGGATCAGGGGTTTTGTCGTGTCCTGGGATGCCCACACGGTGGTGGCTGTCCCCTGGCACCAGCAtggccctgctggggagggattTGGAGATTTGTGTGGctgcttccccctccctcccgtCACCCCAAAACCACGCAGGGAGGGTGCCCTCAGAGTGGGGTCCCCACAGggtgcccccatccccatctcttAGTGGGGAGGGGGATGCCGACCGCAAGCCAGCACCGGAGGAGGCCGCCCCGGCAGCGGGCTGCCCGTCGGAGCTCGTCCCTGCAGCCTCGATATCTCTGCTCCTTCTCTGCTGTCCTCTCTGCCCGCCCTCCCGGGCTGCTGTCTCACTCCTCTTCTTCACGGAGCACCCGGCTCGTGCCGCTGGCACCAGCTTCTCCTCTCTCAAGGGTTCGTGCACGTGCCGGTGGGGACGGCAGGACGGGGAGAGATGGGGCcgcggtggtggtggtggtggtaccCGCACCACGGAGGGGCTGGCCGAGGGCTACAGGGTGCAGCGGGAGGATGGAGAAGCTGAAGAGATGGGGGGGCTGCCTGACCCCCACCTGGGGGTCGTGGGCTCATCCCTGccgctgctggggctgctcataCTGAGCCGTGTCCCGTGTGCGTGTGTCTGTGCCTGGCGTGGTGTGCGTGGGTCCGGCTGTGTGCGTGGCTGGGTGTCCCTTGTGTTCACAGAGAGTCTGGCCAGTGCCAAAGAGGAGAACGTGGGCATCCACCAGGTCCTGGACCAGACCTTGCTGGAGCTGAACAACCTCTGAGCTGCCTGGGGAGCCCCCGCCCCTCTTCCCTATACCCCACACGTGCACCCCACTGGCACGCTCAGGATGTCATCAGCTGAACTGCGCCTTGGCCAAATCCACACATCCATTGAGAAGGGAAGCCCTGCAGCCTTACACCGTGGCTCGGGGGGCGTCTTGTCTGTGCACAGCCCGAACGGCTCTGTCCTGTCTTCATGTCCAAATATTAAAGCAGTTTGACAAGAAGGACGGGTGCGCTTGGTCCTTGTGGATGGGGGGCAAGGGCACTGGGAGATGGGGGGGCTGCTCTGTAGGAGCATTGCTGTGGGGCAGGTAGAGCAGTCACAAGGACGTCCTTGGCCTTGGGATGGGACTGAGAGTGATTCCTTAGGATGCACAGGGAACCTCAAAGTCCCAAGCTCAGCCCAAAATGAGCACGTGCACACTTACCGGGATCTTCTCCGGGCCTGGAGCTGCTCACCCTATGCCCTCGCTGCGTTCTCTCCTACCAGCCGCCCGAGGGACAGCTGTACAAACCCACAGACGCTATCATGGCAGGCCACCAACTCCCAGCACGCTCAGGAAgttccctcctgctctgctgtgttttctccaGCACAAAGAGGAGGGTGGCAGGATGTGCCTCGCCGCTCTCACCAAGCAGGGATGGGCTCCCTGGGGATGCCCGGAGCTGCGATCTagccctgccctctgctccgGGCCCCTCCACGGCTTGCATGGAGCCCTGCGGATATCcccctggcagcacagcctcaggCAGCCAGGAAATATTAATTTGTGCTGACCCCTCGCTGGGCCAGGCCGTCACCCCATCGAGTGACAGGGCGAGCTTTCTCTGACCGCTTCCCTTTATTTGCTGCGCTCCTCGGCTCGGGAGAGGAtggagagctggcagctctttcCTGCCCAGGTGCTTCtggcctcctgccctcctcctggcCCCCAAATCACGATTTGGAGCTCTGCAGACTGAAGCTGAGCTTCAAAGGGCTGCCCTCGCTGCTCATTCTCCCTCTGGGCTGTCACATCCCAGGACGTGCACGAGGGTTGGGGTTTCTCCTCAGGTCTTTCCCCGCAGCAGGTCGCTGCGTGGAGCTGGTGTTTGGTCAAAGCAGCCCCCTGGAGGGGATTTGTCTGTCTGTAAGAGGCACAAGAGGGCAAAGCCACCACGGCACCCTGCCCTGCAAACAGGCCTCCCTATCAGGGCGTGTCCCCAGCGCCCAGCTCCCGGGCGTCCCTCCGGCACAAAGAGCCCTTTCACACCCAGCACTTTTCCCCATTCCAGCCTCCTGCACCGTGCCGGCCCGTTCAACCATTTACACCCCTCCCACAGCTCCTCCTTCACCTCTGAACTCATTTCTGCCAGGCGCTGTGGCTGTTCCCGGTGATGGCAGCACCAAGGCCGCCAGCCGACCCCCCGGGGCCCAGCACTGCGCTGCCGCCCCTCCGCTGCCCCTTGCTCTACAGGGAGGGGAACCGTAAGGATGATAGAGCTCCAGGGGTACAACTGCAAACCGTGGGgtcccagcacaggctgggttgggagggaccctAAAACCCACCCAATTctgcccccctgccatgggcagggacacctccccccagcccaggctgcccccagccccatgcagcctggccttgagcactgccagggatggggcagccacagctgctctgtgccaggtCCTCACCAcccttaaaataaagattttcttccaaatacctaacccaaatctcccctcttttattttaaagccattcccctttgtcctatcaccacCCCTGGACGCAGATtcccccccagctctcctgcagccccctttatGCACCACCCCCAGCCGCAGCGCCTTGCCCAGGCCACCCCCGACCGCCCCCTCgggggacccccccccggcgGGGCATGGCCACCGTGGGCTCCGGGTAGACCAGGCGGCCCTGTGCGGGCCACGCCCCCTGCTTTTAGACCACGCCCCCTGCGCTTAGACCCCGCCCCCTCCAGTCCGACAACGCCCCACCCGAGCAGACACCGCCCCTCCGGCCAGACCACGCCCCCTCCTATCAAACCACGCCCACCCAAACAGACCACGCCCCCCTCCACCAAAGCCACGCCCCCTCCCGGTTTCCCGCCCCCGCTCCCCGGTGcgggccccgccccgcgccgctcTTCCGGGCCCGGCTGCGGCGCGCGCAGGCGGCGGGTGACGTCAGGCGGCCCCGGAagggcggggggcgcgggccGGGAGCAGGCGGGACCCCGCGGTGCCGAGCCCagcccgggacccccccgggacccccccgggaccccccctccGGGATCCCCGGGACCGGagccggtgccggtgccggtacCGGAGCCGCCGCCATGACGCTCGCCGTCTTCTTCGGGTGCACCTTCATCGCCTTCGGGCCCGCGCTCAGCCTCTTCCTCTTCACCATCGCCCGCGACCCGCTGCGCATCATCATCCTCATCGCCGGGTCCGTGCCGGTACCGGGGGGTGGTGggcaccgggaccggcaccgggacccgCACCGGGACCGGCACACAGCCTGGGGCACGGTGCTGCGGCTGGTACCGGTGTGGGtatggggctggggtgggcacCGGCACTGGTACCGGTACCAGGAGGGGTGGTGGTGCCGGTATGGGTGTGCACGGCTGGGCTACAGCACCCGCACCGGTGTGGGCACGGCCACAGCCACCGGTACCCGCACTGCTATGAGTGCTGCAGGACCACCAGCACCCATACTGGTACCGGTACCGGGCACTGGTATGGGCACCAGGGCTGTCACGGGCACCACACGACCACCGGTACTGGGGCACCGGTACCATCATGGGCACCACCAGTACCGCGGCACTGGTACCAGTACAGGCACCATCAGTGCTCACAGCACCACCAGTACCGCGGCACCGGTACCAGTACGGGCACCACCAGTGCACGGCGGGGTCCAGGCCCCGTTACCGTCCCCGGTACCGTGCCGGTGACGGGCTCCCGGTCCTTGCAGGGCGTTCTTCTGGCTGGTGtcgctgctgctctcctccctcaTCTGGTTCATCGCGGTGAAGGCCAGCGACCCGCGCGACGAGGCGCTGCAGCGGGGGCTGCTGATCTTCGGGGTGATGTTctcggtgctgctgcaggaggcctTCCGCTTCCTCTACTACAAGCTGCTCAGGTACatgggggcacggggacggggCACGGGGACACCGGGGCAAAGTCTGGACCCAGACCcggtggcggcggtggcgggGAGGGCGGCAGCACTGCGGCACGCAGGCAGAGGGTGGCAGAGCTCCGTCCTGCAGAGCCacagcctctcctccctgcaatctcttttcctatatttttttttgggctTCTTTCTGCaccctctgtgttttttttttttttcactttttttggtgtgttttctaaaaaaaaaaaaataaaataaaatggtttgctctcccagctgtgtGCATGCCCTAGGGGTGCGCTCTGCAGCTtgcggtgctgctgctgggtctgTGGCACCCCGGCAGCCCCCATACCTGGTCTGTGGGGTTGGATTGGGATCACAGAGTCATTaggtttggaaaagacctccgaGATCTGGTCCAGCCATGCCCCTACccccactgtcacccactaaaccctgtccccaggcaccacgtccagcctttccctgaacacccccagggacggtgacgccaccacctccctgggcaacccatcccagtgcctgactgctctttctgagcagaaatgtctc
The sequence above is a segment of the Aythya fuligula isolate bAytFul2 chromosome Z, bAytFul2.pri, whole genome shotgun sequence genome. Coding sequences within it:
- the TPM2 gene encoding tropomyosin beta chain isoform X3, whose translation is MEAIKKKMQMLKLDKENAIDRAEQAEADKKQAEDRCKQLEEEQQGLQKKLKGTEDEVEKYSESVKEAQEKLEQAEKKATDAEAEVASLNRRIQLVEEELDRAQERLATALQKLEEAEKAADESERGMKVIENRAMKDEEKMELQEMQLKEAKHIAEEADRKYEEVARKLVVLEGELERSEERAEVAESRVRQLEEELRTMDQTLKSLIASEEEYSTKEDKYEEEIKLLGEKLKEAETRAEFAERSVAKLEKTIDDLEESLASAKEENVGIHQVLDQTLLELNNL
- the TPM2 gene encoding tropomyosin beta chain isoform X4; this translates as MEAIKKKMQMLKLDKENAIDRAEQAEADKKQAEDRCKQLEEEQQGLQKKLKGTEDEVEKYSESVKEAQEKLEQAEKKATDAEAEVASLNRRIQLVEEELDRAQERLATALQKLEEAEKAADESERGMKVIENRAMKDEEKMELQEMQLKEAKHIAEEADRKYEEVARKLVVLEGELERSEERAEVAESRVRQLEEELRTMDQTLKSLIASEEEYSTKEDKYEEEIKLLGEKLKEAETRAEFAERSVAKLEKTIDDLEDEVYAQKMKYKAISEELDNALNDITSL
- the TPM2 gene encoding tropomyosin beta chain isoform X9 produces the protein MAGISSIDAVKKKIQSLQQVADEAEERAEHLQREADAERQARERAEAEVASLNRRIQLVEEELDRAQERLATALQKLEEAEKAADESERGMKVIENRAMKDEEKMELQEMQLKEAKHIAEEADRKYEEVARKLVVLEGELERSEERAEVAESRVRQLEEELRTMDQTLKSLIASEEEYSTKEDKYEEEIKLLGEKLKEAETRAEFAERSVAKLEKTIDDLEDEVYAQKMKYKAISEELDNALNDITSL
- the TPM2 gene encoding tropomyosin beta chain isoform X11, with protein sequence MAGISSIDAVKKKIQSLQQVADEAEERAEHLQREADAERQARERAEAEVASLNRRIQLVEEELDRAQERLATALQKLEEAEKAADESERGMKVIENRAMKDEEKMELQEMQLKEAKHIAEEADRKYEEVARKLVVLEGELERSEERAEVAESRVRQLEEELRTMDQTLKSLIASEEEYSTKEDKYEEEIKLLGEKLKEAETRAEFAERSVAKLEKTIDDLEERSRQEAEKNRVLTNELRVILTELNN
- the TPM2 gene encoding tropomyosin beta chain isoform X8; translation: MAGISSIDAVKKKIQSLQQVADEAEERAEHLQREADAERQARERAEAEVASLNRRIQLVEEELDRAQERLATALQKLEEAEKAADESERGMKVIENRAMKDEEKMELQEMQLKEAKHIAEEADRKYEEVARKLVVLEGELERSEERAEVAESRVRQLEEELRTMDQTLKSLIASEEEYSTKEDKYEEEIKLLGEKLKEAETRAEFAERSVAKLEKTIDDLEESLASAKEENVGIHQVLDQTLLELNNL
- the TPM2 gene encoding tropomyosin beta chain isoform X5 → MEAIKKKMQMLKLDKENAIDRAEQAEADKKQAEDRCKQLEEEQQGLQKKLKGTEDEVEKYSESVKEAQEKLEQAEKKATDAEAEVASLNRRIQLVEEELDRAQERLATALQKLEEAEKAADESERGMKVIENRAMKDEEKMELQEMQLKEAKHIAEEADRKYEEVARKLVVLEGELERSEERAEVAESKCGDLEEELKIVTNNLKSLEAQADKYSTKEDKYEEEIKLLGEKLKEAETRAEFAERSVAKLEKTIDDLEERSRQEAEKNRVLTNELRVILTELNN
- the TPM2 gene encoding tropomyosin beta chain isoform X7, producing the protein MAGISSIDAVKKKIQSLQQVADEAEERAEHLQREADAERQARERAEAEVASLNRRIQLVEEELDRAQERLATALQKLEEAEKAADESERGMKVIENRAMKDEEKMELQEMQLKEAKHIAEEADRKYEEVARKLVVLEGELERSEERAEVAESKCGDLEEELKIVTNNLKSLEAQADKYSTKEDKYEEEIKLLGEKLKEAETRAEFAERSVAKLEKTIDDLEDEVYAQKMKYKAISEELDNALNDITSL
- the TPM2 gene encoding tropomyosin beta chain isoform X10, with amino-acid sequence MAGISSIDAVKKKIQSLQQVADEAEERAEHLQREADAERQARERAEAEVASLNRRIQLVEEELDRAQERLATALQKLEEAEKAADESERGMKVIENRAMKDEEKMELQEMQLKEAKHIAEEADRKYEEVARKLVVLEGELERSEERAEVAESKCGDLEEELKIVTNNLKSLEAQADKYSTKEDKYEEEIKLLGEKLKEAETRAEFAERSVAKLEKTIDDLEERSRQEAEKNRVLTNELRVILTELNN
- the TPM2 gene encoding tropomyosin beta chain isoform X2; amino-acid sequence: MEAIKKKMQMLKLDKENAIDRAEQAEADKKQAEDRCKQLEEEQQGLQKKLKGTEDEVEKYSESVKEAQEKLEQAEKKATDAEAEVASLNRRIQLVEEELDRAQERLATALQKLEEAEKAADESERGMKVIENRAMKDEEKMELQEMQLKEAKHIAEEADRKYEEVARKLVVLEGELERSEERAEVAESKCGDLEEELKIVTNNLKSLEAQADKYSTKEDKYEEEIKLLGEKLKEAETRAEFAERSVAKLEKTIDDLEDEVYAQKMKYKAISEELDNALNDITSL
- the TPM2 gene encoding tropomyosin beta chain isoform X6, which translates into the protein MAGISSIDAVKKKIQSLQQVADEAEERAEHLQREADAERQARERAEAEVASLNRRIQLVEEELDRAQERLATALQKLEEAEKAADESERGMKVIENRAMKDEEKMELQEMQLKEAKHIAEEADRKYEEVARKLVVLEGELERSEERAEVAESKCGDLEEELKIVTNNLKSLEAQADKYSTKEDKYEEEIKLLGEKLKEAETRAEFAERSVAKLEKTIDDLEESLASAKEENVGIHQVLDQTLLELNNL
- the TPM2 gene encoding tropomyosin beta chain isoform X1, coding for MEAIKKKMQMLKLDKENAIDRAEQAEADKKQAEDRCKQLEEEQQGLQKKLKGTEDEVEKYSESVKEAQEKLEQAEKKATDAEAEVASLNRRIQLVEEELDRAQERLATALQKLEEAEKAADESERGMKVIENRAMKDEEKMELQEMQLKEAKHIAEEADRKYEEVARKLVVLEGELERSEERAEVAESKCGDLEEELKIVTNNLKSLEAQADKYSTKEDKYEEEIKLLGEKLKEAETRAEFAERSVAKLEKTIDDLEESLASAKEENVGIHQVLDQTLLELNNL